In the Nicotiana tabacum cultivar K326 chromosome 16, ASM71507v2, whole genome shotgun sequence genome, one interval contains:
- the LOC107831808 gene encoding ubiquitin-conjugating enzyme E2 variant 1B, protein MLPEMGSEGSSKVVVPRNFRLLEELERGEKGIGDGTVSYGMDDADDVFMQSWTGTIIGPPNTVHEGRIYQLKLFCGKEYPDEPPGVRFQTRINMSCVNYETGVVEPRLFPMLADWKRENTMEDILMQLKKEMMSPQNRKLSQPSDGNEEGRVDQKGLVVKCCIM, encoded by the exons ATGCTGCCAGAAATGGGATCAGAAGGATCATCAAAAGTTGTAG TCCCGAGGAATTTCAGATTATTGGAAGAGCTCGAAAGAGGAGAAAAGGGAATAGGGGATGGAACTGTCAGCTACGGGATGGATGACGCGGATGATGTGTTCATGCAGTCATGGACAGGAACTATAATTGGTCCTCCTAAT ACTGTACATGAAGGTAGGATCTATCAGTTGAAACTATTTTGTGGAAAGGAGTATCCAGATGAGCCACCTGGTGTAAGGTTCCAGACCAGGATTAACATGAGCTGTGTAAATTATGAAACTGGTGTGGTAG AGCCACGTCTTTTCCCGATGCTTGCTGATTGGAAGAGGGAAAACACAATGGAGGATATATTGATGCAGTTGAAAAAGGAAATGATGTCTCCCCAAAATCGAAAACTATCTCAGCCTTCTGATG GCAATGAAGAGGGCCGGGTGGATCAAAAAGGCTTAGTGGTGAAATGCTGCATTATGTAA
- the LOC142170437 gene encoding uncharacterized protein LOC142170437 yields MEVYIDDTLVKSLNAGDHLKHLQETFDIMRKYNIKLNPEKCAFKVGYDKFLGFLVSQRRIEVNPDKFKAIEDISDQLPSVKEVQRLTERLAALRRFISRSSEKFHHFFSLLKKKNDFVWTPKCQQAPKDLKRYLSSPPLLSKPGEGEQLLICLAVLKVVRMVNCPYSKEENVETGALANLGSSTEMKGSDCSAVVQLLPSVLDVDGYYEVDLTNLIWDWRNGFIEYLRHGALEADYMMMEVHEGVCGNHSCVDSVVLKLVRAGYYWPRMEQDEKAFSANGQAESTNKVILQNHKRKLEYAKGKWPDELLGFLWSYRTTANSSMGQTPFLTIYGSEALILVEVGELTLTFFRAHEEANYEALLIRLDLLEEHRDLAYVRMVAKKQRMERYYNCRENFRYFKVGDLVLRKVTRSAREVNAGKLGTTWEGPYQFSAITGKGSYELENQDRVKLPRNWNVTHLKRYYC; encoded by the exons ATGGAAGTATATATTGACGATACGTTAGTTAAGTCTTTAAATGCAGGAGATCATCTGAAACATCTCCAAGAGACGTTCGACATTATGAGAAAGTACAATATAAAGCTCAACCCGGAGAAGTGTGCCTTCAAGGTTGGCTACGATAAATTCTTAGGGTTTCTGGTCTCACAAAGAAGGATCGAAGTAAATCCCGACAAATTCAAAGCCATCGAGGATATCTCAGACCAACTACCAAGTGTGAAAGAGGTGCAAAGATTGACCGAAAGATTGGCGGCTCTAAGAAGGTTCATCTCAAGGTCCTCGGAGAAATTCCACCACTTCTTTTcacttttgaaaaagaagaacgacttcgtGTGGACTCCAAAATGCCAACAGGCACCAAAGGACCTAAAAAGATACCTATCCAGCCCTCCATTGTTGTCAAAACCGGGGGAAGGTGAACAACTGCTAATTTGTCTAGCGGTCTTGAAAGTAGTG agaatggtcaatTGTCCATATTCCAAGGAGGAAAACGTGGAGACAGGCGCATTGGCTAATTTGGGTTCATCCACGGAGATGAAAGGATCTGATTGCAGTGCAGTTGTTCAGTTGCTGCCTTCGGTGTTGGATGTGGACGGCTACTACGAAGTAGATTTAACCAACTTAatttgggattggaggaatgGGTTTATTGAATATCTCAGACATG GGGCCTTGGAGGCTGATTACATGATGATGGAGGTTCATGAAGGAGTATGTGGAAACCATTCCTGTGTAGACTCAGTGGTTCTCAAGTTAGTCAGGGCTGGCTACTATTGGCCTCGCATGGAACAAGACGAAAAAGCATTC AGTGCTAATGGACAAGCGGAGTCAACCAACAAGGTAATTCTTCAAAACCATAAAAGGAAGTTAGAATATGCCAAGGGAAAGTGGCCAGATGAGCTTCTGGGATTTCTATGGTCATATCGGACCACTGCAAATTCGAGCATGGGTCAAACACCCTTTTTAACCATATACGGTTCGGAGGCATTGATACTGGTGGAAGTGGGGGAACTGACCCTAACATTTTTTCGGGCGCACGAAGAAGCGAACTATGAGGCGTTACTAATCAGATTAGATTTACTTGAGGAGCACCGGGATCTGGCATATGTGAGGATGGTAGCAAAAAAGCAAAGGATGGAAAGGTATTACAATTGCAGGGAAAATTTCCGATATTTCAAAGTTGGGGATTTGGTACTAAGGAAAGTTACTCGAAGCGCTCGAGAAGTCAACGCTGGGAAGCTGGGAAcaacatgggaaggaccttaCCAATTTTCAGCTATAACCGGTAAAGGCTCATACGAATTGGAAAATCAAGACAGAGTTAAATTGCCGAGAAATtggaacgtgactcacctcaaaagatattattgctga